From a single Ignavibacteria bacterium genomic region:
- a CDS encoding oligosaccharide flippase family protein, with protein MMRIKEQFAALLPSGLRTLILNSGYFFATSILGIAVSFISFPIFVVLLSKADFGILAFFTALNMIVAQFSILSLTNYYIIRSRELDEAGKRKLLLDLLIFNFFWNLMLMTVGMILVYFYFTASGTEILFFPNVPIMFIILISQSFISIRLVAFRIEGAGRYFFITEGSQLLGNVFFSIMIVWLFNYGATGKLLGIATSNTIIAISLWFGLAGKGQHSYSFIEVKRGLKEMLPLTLASFLHSTAPSADVIILERLNNLPGLGVYNVGKQVATFVTTACTSVFQAFEPKFYEDFRDKPIRESKNFRVFVLIILVIVALYFVFSDTIIQVLTLGKFQDSLEYSNILVIQALILPIIQAIQVKFYIRRKVKLIAAINLLGSIVLLGLVLVLTSSMLYIGAAIAFVVSALIQIALLFVALLRQKND; from the coding sequence AAGAACCTTGATTCTTAACAGTGGTTATTTTTTTGCCACTTCAATATTAGGCATTGCAGTCTCATTTATTTCATTTCCGATTTTTGTGGTTCTTCTTTCAAAAGCAGATTTTGGAATATTGGCTTTTTTTACTGCTTTGAACATGATAGTTGCACAATTCTCGATCCTCTCACTTACAAATTATTACATCATAAGAAGCCGGGAACTTGATGAAGCAGGGAAAAGAAAACTTCTGCTTGATTTGCTGATCTTCAATTTTTTCTGGAATCTCATGCTGATGACAGTCGGGATGATTCTGGTGTATTTTTACTTTACAGCCTCCGGGACAGAAATTCTCTTTTTTCCGAATGTCCCGATCATGTTTATCATACTGATCAGTCAAAGTTTTATATCAATCAGACTTGTAGCTTTCAGAATCGAGGGAGCAGGGCGATACTTTTTTATCACAGAGGGTTCTCAGTTGCTGGGAAATGTCTTCTTTTCAATAATGATAGTTTGGTTGTTTAATTACGGTGCAACAGGGAAATTGCTTGGAATAGCCACTTCCAATACCATAATAGCGATTTCATTATGGTTTGGTTTGGCAGGAAAGGGACAACACTCCTATAGTTTTATCGAGGTGAAGCGGGGATTGAAAGAAATGTTGCCACTGACTCTGGCATCTTTTCTTCACAGCACAGCACCGTCTGCTGATGTGATTATACTTGAAAGGTTAAACAATTTGCCGGGATTGGGAGTTTATAATGTCGGCAAACAGGTTGCAACTTTTGTAACAACTGCATGCACATCCGTATTTCAGGCATTTGAGCCGAAGTTTTATGAGGATTTTCGTGATAAACCGATAAGAGAGTCTAAGAATTTTCGAGTGTTTGTTTTGATAATACTCGTGATTGTGGCATTATACTTCGTTTTTTCAGATACAATAATTCAAGTGTTAACTCTTGGGAAATTTCAGGATTCTCTTGAATATTCGAATATCCTAGTGATACAGGCGCTCATATTACCGATAATTCAAGCGATACAGGTGAAATTTTATATTCGCCGAAAAGTAAAGTTGATTGCCGCCATTAATTTGCTTGGCAGTATCGTTTTGCTTGGGCTGGTTCTTGTTCTGACATCGAGCATGCTTTATATCGGTGCAGCAATCGCCTTCGTAGTTTCTGCTTTAATTCAGATAGCTCTGCTTTTCGTTGCACTTTTGAGGCAGAAGAATGATTAA
- a CDS encoding nucleotide-diphospho-sugar transferase, whose amino-acid sequence MINTPVLIIAFNRPEMLQKVVSALSVHKLSRLYAFVDGPREGNQDDIKKVEDCKKIFGTIDFCEEVIEIYSDKNLGCGGGPFHAITTAFEKETKLIILEDDCVPGKAFPAFCEELLLRYENQEKIWMISGNNFSESYEQGTNSYVFSQYAHFWGWATWRRSWESIILPVDFYRPKLETIIQKKFPDKSEKKFFMKEFGYNLNHPAYDGWDYQAALTIWEHDGLCIIPQKNLVSNIGSHGTHFSGEKPFFNLPVDDDFKISDHPTKIEREAGYDSFHFRNHWKKVNKRPFLKRVIGYIRKRYHRLTDNGLF is encoded by the coding sequence ATGATTAATACACCGGTTCTTATAATTGCATTTAATCGCCCTGAGATGCTGCAAAAAGTTGTGAGTGCACTATCTGTCCACAAACTCTCAAGGCTGTATGCCTTTGTTGATGGGCCAAGGGAAGGGAATCAGGATGATATAAAGAAAGTTGAAGACTGTAAGAAGATTTTTGGAACAATCGACTTCTGCGAAGAAGTTATCGAAATTTATTCCGATAAAAATCTTGGATGTGGCGGAGGTCCTTTTCATGCAATTACGACAGCTTTCGAGAAAGAGACCAAACTGATTATTCTCGAAGATGATTGTGTACCGGGAAAGGCGTTTCCCGCTTTTTGTGAGGAGTTGCTTTTACGATATGAGAATCAAGAAAAGATTTGGATGATAAGCGGAAACAACTTCAGCGAGTCATATGAACAAGGCACCAACTCTTATGTGTTCTCACAATATGCTCATTTTTGGGGTTGGGCAACCTGGAGGAGAAGTTGGGAGAGTATAATTCTTCCGGTTGATTTCTACAGACCGAAATTGGAAACAATAATTCAGAAGAAATTTCCTGATAAAAGTGAGAAGAAGTTTTTTATGAAGGAATTCGGTTATAATCTCAATCACCCTGCCTATGACGGCTGGGATTATCAGGCAGCTCTCACCATTTGGGAACATGACGGACTTTGCATCATTCCCCAAAAAAATCTCGTTTCGAATATTGGCAGTCACGGTACTCACTTTTCCGGGGAAAAACCATTTTTTAATCTCCCTGTTGATGACGATTTTAAGATATCGGATCATCCAACCAAAATAGAAAGAGAAGCAGGTTATGATTCTTTTCATTTCAGAAATCACTGG